A section of the Rummeliibacillus pycnus genome encodes:
- the cstA gene encoding carbon starvation protein CstA: protein MNAVSVVIGSICILVIAYRLYGYFFTNKVLKINETKPTPAHELEDGKDYVPTNKWVAFGHHFAAIAAAGPLVGPILAAQFGYLPGLLWLLIGAVIGGAVHDAVVLFASMKKKGKSLSEVAKEELGPVAGFCTGLAMLFIITITMAGLSMVVLNALVHNPWGTFAVAITIPIAMLVGIAYKKTGNLIATSTLGFILLMVGVFIGPYMKETALGEFLNFDIKTLAIILPVYAFFAAALPVWLLLAPRDYLSSFMKIGVFIALIIGVFFVNPVIQFPAVTDFIHGGGPVIAGPVWPFVSITIACGAISGFHAFVGSGTTPKMLNKWEDIRAVGFGAMLVECLVGIMALIAATALMPGDYFAINSTPEVFKTLGMQTVHLPELSQEIGMDLEGRTGGAVTLAVGMSYIFAKIPWFYDMASYFYQFVIMFEAVFILTAIDAGTRVARYLIQDFFGDMYKPLKRVDWVPGSIFASALACFIWGYLLYSGDISSIWVLFGVSNQLMASIGLVIGTTVVLKIADKRWYVLTCLVPLAYLYVTVNYAGYWMIKNVYWNSASAGYKPLNGVLSVIMLALGLIVVVLAAKKWVQLWKSPRFKKVTKSRARAA, encoded by the coding sequence ATGAATGCGGTTTCGGTTGTTATTGGTTCGATTTGTATTTTAGTTATTGCTTACCGTCTTTATGGATATTTCTTTACCAATAAGGTGTTGAAAATTAATGAAACGAAACCTACTCCTGCACATGAATTGGAAGATGGAAAAGACTATGTTCCAACGAATAAGTGGGTAGCCTTCGGGCATCACTTTGCAGCAATTGCCGCTGCAGGTCCACTTGTTGGTCCTATTTTAGCTGCTCAGTTTGGATACTTACCGGGATTACTTTGGTTATTAATTGGTGCAGTAATTGGGGGAGCAGTTCATGATGCAGTGGTGTTATTTGCTTCAATGAAGAAAAAGGGAAAATCTTTATCAGAAGTAGCGAAAGAAGAACTTGGTCCTGTAGCAGGTTTTTGTACAGGCTTAGCGATGCTTTTTATTATTACCATTACGATGGCAGGTTTATCAATGGTTGTATTAAATGCACTTGTGCACAATCCTTGGGGAACTTTTGCTGTGGCAATTACAATTCCAATCGCTATGCTTGTGGGGATTGCATATAAAAAGACTGGAAATCTTATTGCTACTTCAACATTAGGATTTATTTTATTGATGGTTGGTGTATTTATCGGTCCTTATATGAAAGAAACAGCACTAGGGGAATTCTTAAATTTTGATATTAAAACTTTAGCAATTATTTTACCTGTTTATGCATTTTTCGCAGCAGCATTGCCAGTTTGGTTGTTATTAGCTCCACGAGATTACTTAAGTAGTTTTATGAAAATTGGTGTGTTTATCGCATTGATTATTGGTGTATTTTTTGTAAATCCCGTTATTCAGTTCCCAGCAGTTACTGATTTTATCCATGGTGGTGGCCCTGTTATTGCAGGTCCAGTTTGGCCATTTGTTTCTATTACAATTGCCTGTGGTGCAATTTCTGGGTTCCATGCGTTTGTTGGATCAGGTACAACTCCAAAAATGCTCAATAAATGGGAAGATATTCGAGCAGTTGGCTTCGGAGCAATGCTAGTTGAATGTTTAGTAGGGATTATGGCGTTAATTGCAGCAACTGCTCTAATGCCTGGTGACTACTTTGCGATTAACTCCACTCCAGAAGTATTTAAAACATTGGGTATGCAAACAGTTCATTTACCTGAGCTTTCGCAAGAAATTGGTATGGATCTAGAAGGACGTACAGGGGGAGCTGTTACATTAGCTGTCGGAATGAGTTATATTTTTGCGAAGATTCCATGGTTCTATGATATGGCATCATACTTCTATCAATTTGTTATTATGTTCGAAGCTGTATTCATTTTAACGGCAATTGATGCAGGTACACGTGTTGCTCGTTATTTAATCCAAGATTTCTTCGGGGATATGTATAAACCACTTAAACGAGTGGATTGGGTACCTGGCTCTATATTTGCCAGTGCACTCGCTTGTTTTATATGGGGGTATCTATTGTATTCTGGTGATATTAGCTCCATCTGGGTGCTCTTTGGGGTATCAAATCAGTTAATGGCATCTATTGGTTTGGTAATTGGTACAACTGTTGTCTTGAAAATAGCAGATAAACGTTGGTATGTACTAACTTGTCTTGTACCATTAGCATATCTTTATGTAACCGTAAACTATGCAGGTTATTGGATGATCAAAAATGTCTATTGGAATTCTGCATCTGCAGGTTACAAACCACTAAATGGTGTATTATCTGTAATCATGCTTGCACTTGGGCTAATTGTTGTCGTATTAGCAGCTAAAAAGTGGGTACAATTGTGGAAGAGCCCTAGATTTAAAAAGGTAACTAAATCACGAGCCAGAGCTGCATAA
- a CDS encoding DoxX family protein: protein MILKKSSVGIIQFLLALAFMYFGYMKLTASPLHVENFTEVYGYGKIIMYGVGAVEVTSAIGLLIGFWKKGFVPISSGSLAVLMVGATSTHLMVGQGFEIAMKPFIFFVLNVVIFLVSTSESIED, encoded by the coding sequence GTGATCTTAAAGAAATCTTCTGTTGGAATCATCCAATTTTTGTTGGCACTAGCGTTCATGTATTTTGGGTATATGAAATTAACCGCTAGCCCACTCCATGTAGAGAATTTTACTGAAGTATATGGGTATGGAAAGATCATTATGTATGGGGTAGGTGCTGTTGAAGTCACATCAGCTATCGGCTTATTAATCGGTTTTTGGAAGAAAGGTTTTGTTCCTATTTCTAGCGGTTCGTTAGCAGTTTTGATGGTTGGAGCGACCTCCACACATTTAATGGTCGGACAAGGTTTTGAAATCGCTATGAAGCCCTTTATATTCTTTGTATTAAACGTAGTTATTTTTTTAGTATCAACTAGTGAAAGTATAGAAGACTAA
- a CDS encoding YfiT family bacillithiol transferase, translating to MVNERYPIGQFESDEVISKEQIAEWIEEIYLLPEQLREVVVDLNEEDFNRTYRPNSWTVRQLVHHIADSHLNGYLRIKLALTEEEPTIKPYEEADWAKLPDYSLPISISMQLIQSLHERWVYLLQNLNDEQLKKSFYHPVSGVMTVEKSIGIYAWHGKHHLAHIRNALQTGLI from the coding sequence ATGGTTAATGAAAGATACCCGATTGGCCAGTTTGAAAGTGATGAGGTTATTTCAAAGGAACAGATAGCAGAATGGATAGAAGAAATTTATCTATTACCAGAACAATTAAGAGAAGTGGTAGTAGATTTAAATGAGGAAGATTTCAATCGTACATATCGACCAAATAGTTGGACAGTTCGTCAACTTGTGCATCATATTGCTGATAGTCATTTAAATGGTTATCTTCGCATAAAACTTGCATTAACGGAAGAAGAACCAACCATTAAACCGTATGAAGAGGCAGATTGGGCAAAGTTACCAGATTATAGCTTACCTATATCCATTTCTATGCAATTAATTCAATCGCTTCATGAGAGATGGGTTTATTTGCTTCAAAACTTAAATGATGAACAGCTGAAAAAATCTTTCTATCATCCTGTTTCAGGCGTAATGACTGTTGAAAAAAGCATTGGTATTTATGCATGGCATGGTAAACATCACTTAGCTCATATCAGAAATGCTCTACAAACGGGTCTTATCTAA
- a CDS encoding DinB family protein: MYRKVEDFLEDWTVSSSGTLKVLKAITNDTFNQAIVEGHNTLGWLAWHLVSVGAAFGHLAELQVPGPGRHQEMPTDIAEIVDAYEQLAEAFKKEVAKLNDADLVEEVNGFGGPTLRGKLLRSLIDHQTHHRGQMTVLLRQAGLAVPGVMGPTREMQKQ; the protein is encoded by the coding sequence ATGTACCGCAAAGTAGAGGATTTTCTTGAAGATTGGACAGTTTCTTCATCGGGAACACTAAAAGTTTTGAAAGCTATTACAAATGATACATTTAATCAAGCGATTGTTGAAGGACATAATACACTTGGATGGTTGGCATGGCATCTTGTTAGTGTCGGTGCGGCATTTGGACATTTGGCTGAACTTCAAGTACCTGGACCAGGCCGTCATCAAGAAATGCCAACAGACATAGCGGAGATCGTTGATGCCTATGAACAACTTGCAGAAGCTTTTAAGAAAGAAGTCGCAAAACTAAATGATGCAGATTTAGTAGAAGAAGTTAATGGATTTGGTGGACCGACATTACGTGGTAAGCTTTTGCGCTCATTAATCGACCATCAAACACATCACCGTGGACAAATGACAGTATTATTACGTCAAGCTGGATTAGCTGTACCAGGTGTAATGGGACCAACAAGAGAAATGCAAAAACAATAG
- a CDS encoding VOC family protein has product MKDAKAFLMFQGQAKEAIEQYQEWFHDLSLVNVAYMPDSTQVAMAELDLNGYRILMNDSTIKHNFDFTPSFSLFIVCDSKEEIERYAKVVADDGMTLMELNNYGFSELFTWVQDRFGISWQFTYNPFV; this is encoded by the coding sequence ATGAAAGATGCTAAAGCATTTCTAATGTTCCAAGGGCAAGCAAAAGAAGCAATTGAACAATATCAAGAATGGTTTCATGATCTATCGCTCGTTAACGTAGCGTATATGCCTGATTCAACTCAAGTTGCAATGGCAGAGCTTGATCTTAACGGCTATCGTATTTTAATGAACGATAGTACGATTAAGCATAACTTTGATTTTACCCCCTCTTTCTCCCTCTTTATCGTATGTGACTCAAAAGAAGAAATTGAACGCTATGCTAAAGTAGTTGCTGACGATGGTATGACTTTGATGGAATTAAACAATTACGGTTTCTCAGAACTATTTACTTGGGTACAAGATCGATTTGGAATTTCATGGCAATTTACTTATAATCCTTTCGTGTAA
- a CDS encoding YdeI/OmpD-associated family protein, translating into MFSIDELTAYLQKCIENHLITEQGYLFFVYPKKGNKTYDTFIHRDAIFPAITVDDQKYISGSDYKFASLSSLDETFSILSIKVDGKQKGKKNTAKSQCVDDYIQMIPQLKEALAPDAKLLSFYESLTPGYQKDWARYVYSAKREKTQMNRLEEMKDILGQGFKTKELFRQAQKQNS; encoded by the coding sequence GTGTTTTCTATTGATGAATTAACAGCCTATTTACAAAAGTGCATCGAAAATCATTTAATTACTGAGCAAGGCTATCTATTCTTTGTCTATCCTAAAAAGGGGAACAAAACGTATGATACATTTATCCATCGTGATGCGATTTTCCCTGCTATTACTGTTGATGATCAAAAATATATCTCTGGTAGCGACTATAAATTTGCCAGTTTATCTTCATTAGATGAAACGTTTTCTATTCTTTCTATAAAAGTTGATGGCAAACAAAAAGGAAAGAAAAACACAGCCAAAAGTCAATGTGTAGATGATTATATTCAAATGATTCCACAATTAAAAGAAGCTTTAGCACCAGACGCAAAGTTGCTTTCTTTTTATGAATCACTTACCCCAGGCTACCAAAAAGATTGGGCACGCTATGTATACAGTGCAAAAAGAGAAAAAACACAAATGAACCGTCTAGAAGAAATGAAGGATATTTTGGGACAAGGATTTAAAACAAAAGAACTTTTTCGCCAAGCACAAAAGCAAAATTCTTAA
- a CDS encoding nuclear transport factor 2 family protein encodes MFRKFKVGGYYEGARVKNTSKELEDKLLSDEVRTYSQEIRKYLSEDFFEFGSSGNIWCREDCLDEKGIGIMDASVSNFTLHLLADDVALATYQLENRTRGNHTLRSSIWKQVDSQWKMFFHQGTIVPE; translated from the coding sequence ATTTTCCGAAAATTTAAAGTAGGTGGTTACTATGAAGGAGCAAGAGTTAAAAACACATCCAAAGAATTAGAGGATAAACTCTTATCTGATGAAGTAAGAACGTATTCACAAGAGATAAGAAAGTATTTATCTGAAGATTTTTTTGAGTTTGGTAGTTCCGGAAATATTTGGTGTAGAGAAGATTGCCTTGACGAAAAGGGAATTGGCATTATGGATGCCTCAGTTTCCAACTTTACTTTGCACCTTTTAGCTGACGATGTTGCCTTGGCGACTTATCAACTTGAAAATAGAACTCGTGGTAACCACACTTTACGTAGTTCAATTTGGAAGCAAGTTGATAGTCAGTGGAAGATGTTTTTCCATCAAGGAACGATTGTTCCTGAGTAG
- a CDS encoding GNAT family N-acetyltransferase — protein sequence MIIRLLEESDTIAYRGLRLEALQDSPDAFATTYEDEIKKSLEDYRDRLSRKDFCTFDDGQLVGVVSLIREQARKLRHRSSIVAMYVTPEGRRKRVGKNLMQSAIQYAKQIEGIEQIYLSVVTTNTAAIKLYHSLGFEIFGTEKRALKSSDSTYWDEYHMVLYL from the coding sequence TTGATTATTAGACTGTTAGAAGAATCCGATACTATAGCATATAGAGGGTTAAGGCTAGAAGCATTGCAAGATAGTCCAGATGCTTTTGCTACTACATATGAAGATGAGATAAAAAAGTCATTGGAAGATTATCGAGATAGATTAAGCCGAAAAGATTTTTGTACTTTTGATGACGGTCAACTAGTTGGTGTTGTTTCTCTTATTAGAGAGCAGGCACGTAAATTACGCCACCGATCATCAATTGTTGCTATGTATGTAACACCAGAGGGCCGTAGAAAAAGAGTTGGAAAAAACTTAATGCAATCAGCTATCCAGTATGCAAAGCAAATTGAAGGCATTGAACAAATTTATCTTTCTGTTGTCACAACAAATACTGCTGCAATCAAACTTTATCATTCTTTAGGTTTTGAAATATTTGGAACAGAAAAAAGAGCATTGAAATCCAGTGATTCAACCTATTGGGATGAATATCATATGGTTCTGTATCTATAA
- a CDS encoding DUF3977 family protein, which translates to MKFIEYGIGNTWLIRTETELEDGTEYENKSIVGTIYF; encoded by the coding sequence ATGAAATTTATAGAATACGGAATCGGAAATACTTGGCTTATTAGAACGGAAACAGAGCTAGAAGATGGGACCGAGTACGAAAATAAAAGTATTGTAGGTACAATTTATTTTTAG
- a CDS encoding histidine phosphatase family protein, whose protein sequence is MTIIYFVRHAHSLYTPDEMGRPLSEQGLCDADKLTKLLSTEAIDIVISSPYKRAIQTVEGVANRIGKDVHIHSDFRERLLSKEPVENFKEAITKVWTDPSFSFSGGESNIEAQKRGVEATLKVIAQYEGKRIVIGTHGNLMVLIMQYFDERYNLSFWEKLAMPDVYKLEFKRNKLILVERLWGES, encoded by the coding sequence ATGACAATCATTTATTTTGTTCGTCATGCACATTCGCTTTATACGCCAGATGAAATGGGAAGACCTCTTTCAGAACAAGGCTTATGTGATGCGGATAAGCTAACAAAGTTATTATCTACTGAAGCGATAGACATTGTTATTTCAAGCCCTTATAAACGCGCGATTCAAACGGTCGAAGGCGTAGCTAATAGAATAGGCAAAGATGTACATATCCACTCTGATTTTCGTGAACGTTTACTCTCAAAAGAACCGGTAGAAAATTTTAAAGAGGCCATTACTAAAGTATGGACTGATCCATCGTTTTCGTTTTCAGGAGGAGAATCCAATATTGAGGCGCAAAAACGTGGCGTAGAAGCTACACTTAAAGTAATAGCACAATACGAAGGGAAAAGAATCGTAATCGGTACACATGGTAATTTAATGGTCCTCATTATGCAATACTTTGATGAACGTTACAATCTATCCTTTTGGGAGAAGCTGGCAATGCCAGACGTTTATAAACTGGAATTTAAACGAAATAAATTAATATTAGTAGAAAGATTATGGGGTGAATCATAG
- a CDS encoding YjjG family noncanonical pyrimidine nucleotidase, giving the protein MSKYQTLLFDVDDTLLDFSAAEDEALHRLFAENGLDLTDEVEKHYREINGALWSAFERGEISREEIVNTRFELLFKEYGKQVDGKQLGERYQHFLAENHDFIDGAYNLIQGLANQYDLYIVTNGVTATQYKRLKDSGLYPFFKEVFVSEDTGYQKPMKEYFDYVFEHISTFDQNSTLIIGDSLSSDIQGGLNAGIDTCWFNPQHKVNKTSVQPKYEIARLEDLQAILKDQPMVSK; this is encoded by the coding sequence TTGAGTAAATATCAAACATTATTATTTGACGTAGATGATACATTACTAGATTTTTCAGCAGCAGAAGATGAAGCATTGCATCGTCTATTTGCAGAAAATGGTTTAGATTTAACAGACGAAGTAGAAAAACATTATCGAGAGATTAACGGAGCACTATGGTCTGCATTTGAAAGAGGAGAAATTTCTCGAGAAGAGATTGTAAATACACGCTTTGAGTTACTTTTTAAGGAGTATGGCAAGCAAGTAGATGGCAAGCAATTAGGTGAGCGTTATCAACACTTTTTAGCGGAAAATCATGACTTTATCGATGGTGCATATAATTTAATCCAAGGTTTAGCCAATCAATATGATCTTTATATTGTGACAAATGGTGTGACGGCAACACAGTATAAACGTTTAAAAGATTCAGGTTTATATCCGTTCTTCAAGGAAGTTTTTGTTTCCGAGGATACAGGTTATCAAAAGCCAATGAAGGAATACTTTGACTATGTATTTGAGCATATCTCAACATTTGATCAGAATTCCACTTTAATTATTGGCGATTCACTTTCATCGGATATACAGGGTGGTTTAAATGCTGGAATTGATACTTGTTGGTTTAATCCACAGCATAAAGTCAATAAAACCTCCGTACAACCAAAGTACGAAATTGCGCGTTTGGAAGACTTACAGGCTATTCTTAAAGATCAGCCAATGGTTTCAAAGTAA